The following coding sequences are from one Novosphingobium sp. KACC 22771 window:
- the dnaN gene encoding DNA polymerase III subunit beta, producing MKATIERATLLRCLSHVQSVVERRNTIPILSNVLIEAGGSGSVRLMATDLDLQVVEHLPAVSVEAPGAITVSAHLLFDIARKLPDGAQVSLQTAENRLVIKAGRSRFQLPTLPRDDFPVIVEGDLPTSFEVPAATLAQLIDRTRFAISTEETRYYLNGIFLHVSDEELKAAATDGHRLARFTLAKPEGADGMPDVIVPRKCVGELRKLLDEHGDSNVSIDLSASKIRFSLGGEEGVVLTSKLIDGTFPDYNRVIPTGNDKLLRLDPKSFYEAVDRVATIATEKTRAVKMALETDRVTLSVTSPDNGTAAEELPADYGSAGFEIGFNATYLKDILNQIDGDNVELHLADAGAPTLIRQSDKSPALYVLMPMRV from the coding sequence ATGAAAGCCACGATCGAACGCGCGACCCTGCTGCGTTGTTTGAGCCATGTGCAATCGGTGGTGGAACGGCGCAATACCATCCCCATCCTTTCCAACGTGCTGATCGAGGCGGGCGGCAGCGGCTCGGTCCGCCTGATGGCCACCGACCTTGACCTGCAAGTCGTCGAGCATCTGCCCGCCGTCAGCGTCGAGGCGCCCGGCGCGATCACGGTTTCGGCCCACCTGCTTTTTGACATCGCGCGCAAATTGCCCGATGGGGCCCAGGTCTCGCTTCAGACCGCCGAGAACCGCCTTGTCATCAAGGCCGGGCGCAGCCGCTTCCAATTGCCGACGCTGCCGCGCGATGATTTTCCGGTGATCGTCGAGGGCGATCTGCCCACCAGCTTTGAGGTGCCCGCCGCCACGCTGGCTCAGTTGATCGACCGCACGCGCTTTGCGATCAGCACCGAGGAAACGCGCTATTACCTCAACGGCATCTTCCTGCATGTCTCGGACGAGGAATTGAAGGCGGCGGCCACCGACGGCCATCGTCTGGCGCGCTTTACGCTGGCCAAGCCCGAGGGCGCCGATGGCATGCCCGATGTGATCGTCCCGCGCAAATGCGTGGGCGAATTGCGCAAGCTGCTCGATGAACATGGCGACAGCAATGTCAGCATCGACCTGTCGGCCAGCAAGATCCGCTTCTCGCTGGGCGGCGAAGAAGGCGTGGTGCTGACCAGCAAGCTGATCGACGGCACGTTCCCCGATTACAACCGCGTGATCCCGACCGGCAATGACAAGCTGCTGCGTCTGGACCCCAAGAGCTTCTATGAAGCGGTTGACCGCGTGGCCACCATCGCCACGGAAAAGACCCGCGCCGTGAAAATGGCGCTGGAAACCGACCGGGTGACACTGTCGGTCACCTCGCCGGACAATGGCACGGCGGCTGAAGAACTGCCCGCCGATTACGGTTCGGCCGGGTTCGAGATCGGCTTCAACGCGACCTATCTGAAAGACATCCTGAACCAGATCGATGGCGACAATGTCGAACTGCATCTGGCCGATGCCGGCGCGCCGACCCTGATCCGTCAGAGCGACAAGAGCCCGGCGCTCTATGTGCTGATGCCGATGCGGGTGTGA